In Saccharothrix violaceirubra, the following are encoded in one genomic region:
- a CDS encoding Lrp/AsnC family transcriptional regulator — translation MDSIDQRIISCLMANARSSYADIGKEVGLSAPAVKRRVDRLLDTGVLRGFTAVVDPEQLGWGTEAFVEVHCRGNVTPQDIRQRLEPLAEVMAAYTVSGAADAIVHLRAANIHHLETALERLRAVEIIDRTVSTVVLSRLLDRPPAP, via the coding sequence GTGGACTCGATTGACCAGCGAATCATTTCGTGCCTCATGGCCAACGCACGCTCCAGCTACGCCGACATCGGCAAGGAAGTGGGCCTCTCCGCGCCCGCGGTGAAGCGCCGGGTGGACCGGCTGCTGGACACCGGTGTGTTGCGCGGCTTCACGGCCGTCGTCGACCCCGAACAGCTCGGCTGGGGCACGGAGGCGTTCGTCGAGGTGCACTGCCGGGGCAACGTCACACCCCAGGACATCCGCCAACGCCTCGAACCCCTGGCCGAGGTCATGGCCGCCTACACCGTGTCCGGCGCGGCCGACGCGATCGTCCACCTGCGCGCCGCGAACATCCACCACCTGGAAACCGCACTCGAACGGCTGCGGGCCGTAGAGATCATCGACCGCACGGTGTCCACCGTCGTGCTTTCGCGGCTCCTGGACCGGCCTCCGGCGCCTTAA